In Aliarcobacter faecis, a genomic segment contains:
- a CDS encoding nitrite reductase — protein sequence MKLSKVLSMVAIASLGITSVSMAEEIKLSAEQMKEANQVYFDRCAGCHGMLRKGALGPTLEAKEMQARGTDYLKTIIHEGTPGGMPDWGKSGELTAAQTELMAKYIQVDAQTPPEKSIDDMKKSHKVLVPVKDRPTKPEAGAENWKDYFSIILRDVGQIAIIDGKTKEIKSVVPSGFATHITRTGASGRYMYVIGRDGKASMIDMWMKEPKNVAEIQVCNDARAIDTSKHKDYLDKYAVVGCYWPPSIVTLEADTLEPLKIVSTASYTYDKNEYLREARVAAIIASHDKPEWVINIKETGQVWLYDYSNIKNPKVTMVEAERFLHDGGWDLSKRYFMTAANARDMISVIDTKEGKLVKNIPSEGNKPHPGRGVNVDHPTYGPLWGSGHIGSNDIVFIGTDPDKHPQNAWKVVKKIQLPGEGGGNLFVKGHPNSQYIFADRPVNPDRKLQTSFYVIDKDKLEVVKTIEIPEKYLPSVKVNGKTIESRGPVHFEFNADGSEVWTSIWGNKEVATAILIYDSKTLELKKVIEDPRLKTPTGKFNVTNTMNDTY from the coding sequence ATGAAATTATCAAAAGTTTTAAGTATGGTAGCAATTGCTAGTTTAGGGATTACAAGTGTTTCTATGGCGGAAGAGATTAAGTTATCTGCTGAACAGATGAAAGAAGCAAATCAAGTATATTTTGATAGATGTGCAGGTTGCCATGGTATGCTTAGAAAAGGTGCTTTAGGACCAACTTTAGAAGCTAAAGAGATGCAAGCAAGAGGGACTGATTATTTAAAAACAATTATTCATGAAGGAACTCCAGGTGGAATGCCTGATTGGGGAAAATCTGGTGAATTAACAGCTGCTCAAACTGAGTTAATGGCTAAATATATTCAAGTAGATGCACAAACTCCACCTGAAAAATCAATTGATGATATGAAAAAATCTCATAAAGTTTTAGTTCCAGTAAAAGATAGACCAACAAAACCAGAAGCAGGTGCTGAGAATTGGAAAGATTATTTCTCAATAATCTTACGAGATGTTGGGCAAATTGCTATTATTGATGGAAAAACTAAAGAGATTAAATCTGTTGTTCCATCTGGATTTGCAACACATATTACAAGAACAGGTGCATCTGGAAGATATATGTATGTTATTGGTAGAGATGGAAAAGCATCTATGATTGATATGTGGATGAAAGAGCCTAAAAATGTTGCTGAAATTCAAGTGTGTAACGATGCTAGAGCAATTGATACATCAAAACATAAAGACTACTTAGATAAATATGCGGTTGTTGGTTGTTATTGGCCACCATCAATTGTAACTTTAGAAGCAGATACTTTAGAACCACTTAAAATTGTTTCAACTGCAAGTTATACTTATGATAAAAATGAGTATCTAAGAGAGGCTAGAGTTGCAGCTATTATTGCATCGCATGATAAACCAGAGTGGGTTATTAATATTAAAGAGACAGGTCAAGTTTGGTTATATGACTACTCAAATATTAAAAATCCAAAAGTTACTATGGTTGAAGCTGAAAGATTTTTACATGATGGTGGATGGGATTTATCAAAAAGATATTTTATGACGGCAGCAAATGCTAGAGATATGATTTCTGTTATTGATACAAAAGAGGGAAAATTAGTTAAAAATATTCCATCTGAAGGTAATAAACCACACCCAGGAAGAGGAGTAAATGTTGATCATCCAACTTATGGACCACTATGGGGTTCAGGACATATTGGTTCAAATGATATAGTATTTATTGGAACAGATCCAGATAAACATCCTCAAAATGCTTGGAAAGTGGTTAAAAAAATCCAATTACCAGGTGAAGGAGGAGGAAATCTATTTGTAAAAGGTCATCCAAATTCACAATATATCTTTGCTGATAGACCTGTAAATCCAGATAGAAAATTACAAACATCATTTTATGTAATTGATAAAGATAAACTTGAAGTTGTAAAAACTATTGAGATTCCTGAAAAATATCTACCTTCAGTTAAAGTAAATGGTAAAACTATTGAGTCAAGAGGACCAGTTCACTTTGAATTTAATGCTGATGGTAGTGAAGTTTGGACAAGTATTTGGGGGAATAAAGAGGTTGCAACTGCAATTTTAATTTATGATTCAAAAACTTTAGAATTAAAAAAAGTAATTGAAGATCCAAGACTTAAAACTCCAACTGGTAAATTTAATGTTACAAATACAATGAACGATACTTACTAA
- a CDS encoding cbb3-type cytochrome c oxidase subunit I: MVDNVRSESKKLGIMYFCVAAALFGAQILFGLIAGTQFVFSGFLFEILDFNVARMVHINALVVWLLYAMIGSVYYLLPDETKVETVGIALGKLGFYVLTLAVTIVVVVYIFIQVGPANETTLWLINEGREYIEAPRWADIGIVVVVLIFLANVYLTAMKGERTGIITVLMADLLALAGLYLAGMFYTNNISIDQYWWWWVIHLWVEATWEVFVAAVIGWALIKIIGANRQIVEMWLWIEVAMLFGSGILGIGHHYFWIGTPEYWWEIGALFSALEPVPLVAMFVHVMYDWGKEQGLQKGAGEKAQMNNTPAFLWFCASAFGNFLGAGIWGFFHTLPQMNIYTHGTQFTSAHGHLAFFGAFAMAMIAMFYMGVQGKAGLKELKMTKLTKYGFALITLGVVGMTVALTIAGYGQVMIERAQFGATWDAYFIGQSSPWYMQAMGWRLAMGLVTFVGFVCLVMDLLTIKNAKINQES, encoded by the coding sequence ATGGTAGATAATGTAAGATCTGAGTCTAAAAAATTAGGAATAATGTATTTTTGTGTAGCAGCTGCTTTATTTGGTGCACAAATTTTATTTGGATTAATTGCTGGAACTCAATTTGTATTTAGTGGATTTTTATTTGAAATATTGGATTTCAATGTTGCTAGAATGGTGCATATTAATGCTTTAGTTGTTTGGCTTTTATATGCAATGATTGGTTCAGTTTACTATCTACTTCCAGATGAAACAAAAGTTGAAACTGTTGGTATAGCTTTAGGAAAACTTGGATTTTATGTATTGACTTTAGCTGTTACTATTGTGGTTGTTGTATATATTTTTATACAAGTTGGACCTGCAAATGAGACAACTTTATGGTTAATCAATGAAGGAAGAGAGTATATTGAAGCTCCAAGATGGGCTGATATTGGAATAGTTGTTGTTGTATTAATTTTCTTAGCAAATGTTTATTTAACAGCTATGAAAGGTGAAAGAACAGGGATTATTACAGTTTTAATGGCTGATTTACTTGCACTTGCAGGTTTATACTTAGCTGGTATGTTTTATACAAATAATATCTCAATTGACCAATATTGGTGGTGGTGGGTAATTCACTTATGGGTTGAAGCTACTTGGGAAGTATTTGTTGCTGCTGTTATTGGTTGGGCATTAATTAAAATTATTGGTGCAAATAGACAAATTGTTGAAATGTGGTTATGGATTGAAGTAGCAATGCTATTTGGATCTGGTATTTTAGGAATTGGACACCACTATTTTTGGATAGGAACACCTGAATATTGGTGGGAAATTGGAGCTTTATTCTCTGCATTAGAACCTGTGCCATTGGTTGCTATGTTTGTGCATGTAATGTATGACTGGGGAAAAGAGCAAGGATTACAAAAAGGTGCTGGAGAAAAAGCTCAAATGAACAATACTCCTGCATTTCTATGGTTTTGTGCAAGTGCGTTTGGTAACTTCTTAGGTGCTGGTATTTGGGGATTCTTCCATACTTTACCACAAATGAATATCTATACACACGGTACACAATTTACATCAGCTCACGGACACTTAGCATTCTTTGGAGCATTTGCAATGGCTATGATAGCAATGTTTTATATGGGTGTTCAAGGGAAAGCTGGTCTTAAGGAGCTTAAGATGACAAAACTTACAAAATATGGTTTTGCTCTAATTACTCTTGGAGTTGTTGGAATGACAGTTGCTTTAACAATTGCTGGTTATGGTCAAGTTATGATTGAAAGAGCACAATTTGGTGCAACTTGGGATGCATACTTTATAGGACAAAGTAGTCCTTGGTATATGCAAGCTATGGGATGGAGGCTTGCTATGGGTCTTGTTACTTTTGTTGGTTTTGTTTGTTTAGTAATGGATTTATTAACAATTAAAAATGCAAAAATTAATCAAGAATCATAA
- a CDS encoding c-type cytochrome, protein MSKKVSVWTDNRFWQRSAAWVTGVAAILLIWLTFDSMSQIQMGTQADLDSGITKRVPSPTVINHKISYEMNDKRGHETPKIGEKEKFFGRDDYSEEEAMALLNLGKLASQAKNCMNCHTLLGNGAYYAPDLTKAWLDPKWDSYIARMGKETKEEAIAEFLQHPSDNPSNARMMPNLGITAEEAKGLVAFLKHMSSIDTNGFPRNFGRMTENKDGKIEGGIHGR, encoded by the coding sequence ATGTCTAAAAAAGTGTCTGTTTGGACAGATAATCGTTTTTGGCAAAGATCAGCTGCTTGGGTTACTGGTGTAGCTGCCATTCTTTTAATTTGGTTAACGTTTGACTCAATGAGTCAAATTCAAATGGGAACACAAGCAGATCTTGATAGTGGTATAACAAAAAGAGTTCCATCTCCTACAGTTATTAATCATAAAATCTCTTATGAAATGAATGATAAAAGAGGTCATGAAACACCAAAAATAGGTGAAAAAGAGAAGTTCTTTGGTAGAGATGATTATAGTGAGGAAGAGGCTATGGCTCTTCTTAATTTAGGTAAGTTAGCTTCTCAAGCTAAAAACTGTATGAACTGTCATACACTTTTAGGAAATGGTGCATATTATGCTCCAGATTTGACAAAAGCTTGGCTAGATCCTAAATGGGATTCTTATATAGCAAGAATGGGTAAAGAGACTAAAGAGGAAGCTATTGCTGAATTTTTACAACATCCATCTGATAATCCATCAAATGCTAGAATGATGCCAAATTTAGGAATTACAGCCGAAGAAGCAAAAGGTTTAGTAGCATTTTTAAAACATATGTCATCTATTGATACAAATGGTTTCCCAAGAAATTTCGGAAGAATGACTGAAAATAAAGATGGGAAAATAGAAGGAGGAATCCATGGTAGATAA
- a CDS encoding rhomboid family intramembrane serine protease: MQKFSKSDFTATNIIIFITVLAYIVQINIEQGSLFMGLNLYFLVGGFFWQPLTSIFSHGGIAHLGMNMFVLWQFGNLIEKSRGAKSFVTLYLVTGILTSLLSFLYIFYVDIRVNLVGASGAICAILGYIAYFDKTQRSGIITWILLISVAPLLIGLPIAWYAHFIGLFVGFIYAIIDKQILQRKLKR; this comes from the coding sequence ATGCAAAAATTCTCAAAAAGTGATTTTACAGCCACAAATATTATTATTTTTATAACTGTATTGGCCTATATTGTTCAAATAAATATTGAACAAGGCTCACTTTTTATGGGATTAAATCTCTATTTTTTAGTTGGTGGTTTTTTTTGGCAACCATTAACATCTATATTTTCTCATGGTGGAATTGCTCATTTAGGAATGAATATGTTTGTTCTTTGGCAATTTGGAAACCTAATAGAAAAATCAAGAGGGGCTAAAAGTTTTGTTACTTTATATTTAGTAACTGGGATTTTGACTTCTCTTTTATCCTTTTTATATATTTTTTATGTAGATATTAGAGTAAATCTAGTAGGTGCAAGTGGAGCTATTTGTGCAATTTTGGGTTATATAGCATACTTTGATAAAACTCAAAGAAGCGGAATAATAACTTGGATTCTATTAATCTCTGTTGCCCCACTTTTAATTGGACTCCCAATAGCTTGGTATGCACACTTTATAGGGCTTTTTGTAGGATTTATCTATGCTATTATAGATAAACAAATTTTACAAAGAAAACTAAAACGATAA
- the lon gene encoding endopeptidase La — MKLENYENFPQTIPLIIEDELFLYPFMIAPIFLNDEQNIKAVENAIEFNKLVLVTVSKTANEKNREKDSFYDIGVIGNIMRKVSLPDGKIKVLFQGLAKGKIIDFNEARPLLATVEKIENEPFKEDSIKSLIEVVIESIKKLSRLNSKFPMDLIKTIEENDDASRVADLISSVLNLKRDEAFKLFSQTNLEQRLLDIVEVINKEIESYKIQKEITQKVNSKIEKTHKDYFLKEQIKAIQKELGVDNQKEEDIKSYKKKLKAKKPFMGKDAYKETKRQIEKLSRMNPDSPDASLLQTYVELVLDIPFGEYSNEKISVSSVEKQLNKDHYSLEKAKERISEYFAVKQLLEQRKIEDLKSKGTVLCFVGPPGVGKTSLANSISQALKRPLIRVALGGMEDVNELRGHRRTYVGAMPGRLIKGLIDAKKMNPVMVLDEIDKLGSSHRGDPTAVMLEVLDPEQNHEFRDLYLNFPVDLSQVIFVSTANDIRNIPAPLRDRMEFIEISSYTPNEKYHIAKDYLIPQELEKHGLSKSEVSISKITIDAIISKYTREAGVRNLRRVFSKLFRKVVKQILENPELQKVTISQKDLKEYLDNPIFEIDPADKENFVGITNGLAWTSVGGDILKIEAIKLKGKGELKVTGSLGDVMKESSIISYSVVKLLIDEGSLKIDESLVPKTFKEQEENTKLDVSEIYKRYDIHLHVPAGATPKDGPSAGITMALAIASVLSNRKIKADIAMTGELTLSGKVLPIGGLKEKLIAAFKAKMTKVLIPRKNFERDLDDLPQEVKDTLEIKAVDRIEEVLKEALI; from the coding sequence ATGAAATTAGAAAATTATGAAAATTTTCCACAAACAATACCATTAATTATAGAAGATGAACTATTTTTATACCCTTTTATGATAGCTCCAATTTTTTTAAATGATGAGCAAAATATAAAAGCAGTTGAAAATGCAATAGAGTTTAACAAGCTTGTGCTTGTTACTGTTTCAAAAACTGCAAATGAAAAAAATAGAGAAAAAGACTCTTTTTATGATATAGGAGTTATTGGAAATATTATGAGAAAAGTATCTTTACCAGATGGTAAAATAAAGGTACTTTTTCAAGGTTTAGCAAAAGGGAAGATTATTGATTTTAATGAGGCTAGACCACTTTTAGCAACTGTTGAAAAGATAGAAAATGAGCCTTTTAAAGAAGATAGTATTAAATCTTTAATAGAAGTTGTTATTGAGAGTATTAAAAAATTATCAAGATTAAATAGCAAATTCCCTATGGATTTAATAAAAACTATTGAAGAGAATGATGATGCTTCAAGAGTTGCTGATTTAATCTCTTCTGTTTTAAATCTTAAGAGAGATGAAGCTTTTAAACTATTTTCACAAACAAATTTAGAACAAAGACTTTTAGATATTGTTGAGGTTATAAATAAAGAGATTGAATCATATAAAATACAAAAAGAGATAACTCAAAAAGTAAACTCAAAAATAGAGAAAACACATAAAGATTATTTTTTAAAAGAGCAAATTAAAGCTATTCAAAAAGAGCTTGGCGTTGATAATCAAAAAGAAGAAGATATTAAATCTTACAAAAAAAAGCTAAAAGCTAAAAAACCTTTTATGGGTAAAGATGCTTATAAAGAGACAAAAAGACAAATTGAAAAACTTAGTCGTATGAATCCTGATTCTCCTGATGCTTCACTTTTACAAACTTATGTTGAATTAGTTTTAGATATTCCTTTTGGAGAGTATTCAAATGAAAAAATTTCGGTTTCAAGTGTTGAAAAACAGTTAAATAAAGATCACTATTCACTAGAAAAAGCAAAAGAGAGAATTAGTGAATATTTTGCAGTAAAACAACTACTTGAGCAAAGAAAAATAGAAGATTTAAAATCTAAAGGTACAGTTTTATGTTTTGTAGGACCTCCTGGTGTTGGTAAAACTTCATTGGCAAATTCTATTTCACAAGCATTAAAAAGACCGCTAATAAGAGTCGCTTTAGGTGGAATGGAAGATGTAAATGAGCTTAGAGGACATAGAAGAACTTATGTTGGAGCAATGCCAGGAAGATTAATTAAGGGTTTAATTGATGCTAAAAAAATGAATCCAGTTATGGTTTTAGATGAGATTGATAAATTGGGTTCTAGCCATAGAGGTGACCCAACAGCTGTTATGCTTGAAGTTTTAGATCCTGAGCAAAATCATGAATTTAGAGATTTATATCTTAATTTCCCTGTTGATTTATCACAAGTTATTTTTGTATCAACTGCAAATGATATTAGAAATATTCCAGCACCACTTAGAGATAGAATGGAGTTTATAGAGATTAGCTCTTATACTCCAAATGAAAAATATCATATTGCAAAAGATTATTTAATTCCTCAAGAGCTTGAAAAACACGGGCTTTCTAAAAGTGAAGTAAGTATAAGTAAAATAACAATTGACGCAATAATCTCTAAATATACAAGAGAAGCAGGGGTGAGAAATTTAAGAAGGGTTTTTTCTAAACTATTTAGAAAAGTGGTAAAACAGATTTTAGAAAATCCAGAATTACAAAAAGTAACAATAAGCCAAAAAGATTTAAAAGAGTATTTAGATAATCCTATTTTTGAAATTGACCCAGCGGATAAAGAGAATTTTGTAGGAATTACAAATGGATTAGCATGGACAAGTGTTGGTGGAGATATTTTAAAAATTGAAGCTATAAAATTAAAAGGGAAAGGGGAGTTAAAAGTAACAGGAAGTTTAGGTGATGTTATGAAAGAGTCTTCAATTATCTCTTACTCTGTTGTAAAACTTTTAATTGATGAAGGTAGTTTAAAAATTGATGAAAGTTTAGTACCTAAAACATTTAAAGAGCAAGAAGAAAATACAAAACTAGATGTTAGTGAAATCTATAAAAGATATGATATTCATCTTCATGTTCCTGCAGGTGCAACACCAAAAGATGGACCAAGTGCTGGAATAACTATGGCATTAGCAATTGCTTCAGTTTTAAGTAATAGAAAAATAAAAGCAGATATTGCAATGACTGGAGAGCTTACACTTTCAGGAAAAGTTCTTCCTATTGGTGGATTAAAAGAGAAATTAATTGCAGCATTTAAAGCAAAAATGACAAAAGTTTTAATCCCTAGAAAGAATTTTGAAAGAGATTTAGATGATTTACCACAAGAGGTAAAGGATACTTTAGAGATAAAAGCTGTTGATAGAATAGAAGAAGTTTTAAAAGAGGCTCTAATCTAA
- a CDS encoding outer membrane protein assembly factor BamD — MVKNLRFKSLLLAICVVFTFSACSSKSEQEYNKPALYWYNKMMKQIGMNDLDEADDTYTSLESEHRNSPYIPTALLILVNAHMDEEEYALANFYLDEYVKRFSLSKDIDYVRYLKIKANFMGFKNQYRNQQLLDDTITQIEDFKNKYKNSPYMPLVDTINARIYMAKASIDKEISDLYERRGKTEASKIYQQKVEESWVDHAEIEKVDVPFYRSLFE, encoded by the coding sequence ATGGTAAAAAATCTTAGGTTTAAAAGTTTACTATTGGCAATTTGTGTAGTGTTTACATTTAGTGCTTGTTCTTCAAAAAGTGAACAAGAGTACAACAAACCAGCACTTTATTGGTACAATAAAATGATGAAACAAATAGGGATGAATGATTTAGATGAGGCTGATGATACTTATACATCTCTTGAAAGTGAACATAGAAACTCACCATATATTCCAACTGCGCTTTTGATTTTAGTAAATGCACATATGGATGAAGAGGAGTATGCTTTAGCAAACTTCTATTTAGATGAATATGTAAAAAGATTTAGTTTAAGTAAAGATATTGATTATGTAAGATATTTAAAAATTAAAGCAAATTTTATGGGATTTAAGAACCAATATAGAAATCAACAACTTTTAGATGATACTATTACTCAAATAGAGGATTTTAAAAATAAGTATAAAAACTCTCCATATATGCCACTTGTGGATACAATAAATGCAAGAATTTATATGGCAAAAGCTTCAATTGATAAAGAGATTTCAGATCTTTATGAAAGAAGAGGAAAAACAGAGGCTTCAAAGATTTATCAACAAAAAGTAGAAGAATCTTGGGTTGATCATGCAGAAATAGAAAAAGTAGATGTACCATTTTATAGGTCATTATTTGAATAA
- a CDS encoding pyrroline-5-carboxylate reductase: MKLTIIGNGVMAQSLAMGLVKNYEVEMIGRDINKLKAIKEKIPQIEIKQLDDKEDINGKNILFCVKPFALESVSVRLIGTANILISILAGTRLDFLRKQVKAKNYVRAMPNIAASVLQSMTTITGDLETKEIAMKLFSTIGQCVWVHTEYQLDIATAVAGSGPAFLSLVAESLADGAVKAGLDRHLSTQLVQGLFSGTSALLRHSHPSFIKDSVMSPGGTTAAGYATLEECGVRNAMIKAVDEAYKKACELAKK, from the coding sequence ATGAAACTAACAATTATTGGAAATGGAGTTATGGCTCAATCTTTAGCTATGGGCTTAGTAAAAAATTATGAAGTTGAAATGATAGGTAGAGATATAAATAAATTAAAAGCTATAAAAGAGAAAATCCCTCAAATAGAGATAAAACAGTTAGATGATAAAGAGGATATAAATGGTAAAAATATTCTTTTTTGTGTAAAACCATTTGCTCTTGAAAGTGTCTCAGTTAGGCTTATAGGAACTGCAAATATTTTAATATCCATTTTAGCTGGAACTAGATTAGATTTTTTAAGAAAACAGGTAAAAGCAAAAAATTATGTAAGAGCTATGCCAAATATTGCTGCTAGTGTATTGCAATCAATGACAACAATAACAGGTGATTTAGAGACAAAAGAGATAGCTATGAAACTTTTTTCAACTATTGGTCAATGTGTTTGGGTTCACACAGAATATCAGTTAGATATCGCAACAGCAGTTGCTGGAAGTGGACCTGCATTTTTATCTCTAGTTGCTGAATCTTTAGCTGATGGTGCAGTTAAAGCTGGTCTTGATAGACATTTAAGTACTCAATTAGTACAAGGATTGTTTAGCGGAACATCAGCACTTTTAAGACACTCTCATCCATCATTTATAAAAGATTCTGTTATGAGTCCAGGTGGTACAACTGCTGCTGGGTATGCTACACTTGAAGAGTGTGGAGTTAGAAATGCTATGATTAAAGCTGTTGATGAAGCTTATAAAAAAGCTTGTGAACTTGCAAAAAAATAG
- a CDS encoding pilus assembly FimT family protein: MQKNSFTLIETLISLTILLIVLAIFNQISKDNLEEDKIFNLLNSLENSFELKNYSNLQKSSKNINIIKNENIIESININVYTYKDENIKIFKYEK, translated from the coding sequence TTGCAAAAAAATAGTTTCACTTTAATAGAAACTCTAATTAGCCTTACTATTTTACTTATTGTCTTAGCTATTTTCAATCAAATTAGCAAAGACAATTTGGAAGAAGATAAAATTTTCAATCTTTTAAACAGTTTAGAAAATAGTTTTGAACTTAAAAACTACTCAAATTTACAAAAATCTTCTAAAAACATAAATATAATAAAAAATGAAAATATTATTGAGAGTATAAATATCAATGTTTATACATATAAAGATGAAAATATCAAAATTTTTAAATATGAAAAATAG
- a CDS encoding non-canonical purine NTP pyrophosphatase, with amino-acid sequence MKIVLASNNQGKIKEFKKLLPNDEVFAFSEILGKLEIEEDKDTFKGNAIKKAQTIYDELQKIGFGEVLVISDDSGISVPILNNAPGVYSARYAGLKASDKENNLKLIDELNKLGVDKTAAFYTACIAMVYKNEVYTVHGFMYGEVLNKELGENGFGYDPLFIPKGFSKTLGQLEFEVKQEFSHRNNALKLAKKVLDVIL; translated from the coding sequence ATGAAGATAGTTTTGGCATCAAATAACCAAGGTAAAATAAAAGAGTTTAAAAAACTTTTACCAAATGATGAGGTATTTGCCTTTAGTGAAATTTTAGGAAAACTTGAAATTGAAGAAGATAAAGATACATTTAAAGGAAATGCTATAAAAAAAGCACAAACAATATATGATGAACTTCAAAAAATTGGGTTTGGTGAAGTTTTAGTAATCTCTGATGATTCTGGTATTAGTGTACCTATACTAAATAATGCACCAGGAGTTTATAGTGCTAGGTATGCTGGACTTAAAGCAAGTGATAAAGAGAATAATTTAAAATTAATAGATGAATTAAATAAATTAGGAGTAGATAAAACAGCTGCTTTTTATACAGCTTGTATAGCTATGGTTTATAAAAATGAGGTTTATACAGTACATGGCTTTATGTATGGAGAAGTTTTAAATAAAGAGTTAGGAGAAAATGGTTTTGGATATGACCCACTTTTTATTCCAAAAGGTTTTTCTAAGACATTGGGACAGCTTGAATTTGAAGTAAAGCAAGAGTTTTCTCACAGAAACAATGCTTTAAAATTAGCAAAAAAAGTTTTGGATGTTATTTTATAG
- a CDS encoding MFS transporter — MIKSVMPLSFIIALRFFGLFIVLPVISVYALSLEGSNATLVGIVVGGYALTQVIFQVPFGIMSDKLGRKGTIIMGLFLFAIGSLICAIATDIYTLMLGRLLQGSGAIGAVVTAMISDIVKEHERPKAMALMGMFIGLAFAIAMISGPLIGGFIGVPVLFYITMALALISIYILVKKVPNPPKITHTYNEKLNLKDVLGNANINRMHITNFLQKALMTFAFLVIPILLTKTYGWEKKELWYVYLPAMIFGLLSMAPAAIIAEKKGKFKEILALGILFFIISYLVIGFSSSALVFSIGVVIFFIGFNMHEPIMQSLTSKFAKVHQRGSVLGVFNSFGYLGTFIGGILGGIMLDSIDLSSFSIIIAVICILWLILIVTMPNPSKTKSIYLDLNEYKLNQIVLNDTSKIEEWYINNSENIVAIKFDEKNISEDEIKSLLR; from the coding sequence ATGATTAAATCAGTTATGCCTTTGAGCTTTATTATTGCTCTTAGGTTTTTTGGGCTTTTTATAGTTCTTCCAGTTATCTCAGTTTATGCACTAAGCCTTGAAGGTTCAAATGCAACTTTAGTTGGAATCGTTGTTGGTGGGTATGCCTTAACTCAAGTTATTTTCCAAGTTCCTTTTGGAATAATGAGTGATAAATTAGGAAGAAAAGGAACTATTATTATGGGTCTTTTTCTTTTTGCTATTGGTTCACTAATTTGTGCAATTGCAACAGATATTTACACTTTAATGCTAGGTCGTCTTTTACAAGGATCAGGAGCTATTGGTGCTGTTGTTACAGCTATGATTAGTGATATTGTAAAAGAACACGAAAGACCGAAAGCTATGGCATTAATGGGAATGTTTATAGGTCTTGCTTTTGCTATTGCTATGATTTCAGGACCACTTATTGGTGGATTTATTGGAGTTCCTGTTCTATTTTATATAACTATGGCTTTAGCATTAATTTCTATCTATATTTTAGTAAAAAAAGTTCCAAATCCTCCAAAAATCACTCATACATATAATGAAAAATTAAACTTAAAAGATGTTTTAGGAAATGCAAATATAAATAGAATGCATATTACAAATTTTCTACAAAAAGCTTTAATGACTTTTGCATTTTTAGTAATTCCAATTCTTCTAACAAAAACTTATGGTTGGGAGAAAAAAGAGCTTTGGTATGTATATCTTCCTGCTATGATTTTTGGACTTTTATCTATGGCACCAGCAGCAATTATTGCAGAAAAGAAAGGTAAATTTAAAGAGATTCTAGCTTTAGGAATTCTATTTTTTATAATCTCTTATTTAGTAATTGGATTTAGTTCTAGTGCTTTAGTTTTTTCTATTGGAGTTGTTATATTTTTCATTGGATTTAATATGCACGAACCAATTATGCAATCACTTACTTCAAAATTTGCAAAAGTTCACCAAAGAGGGAGTGTTTTAGGTGTATTTAACTCATTTGGTTATTTAGGAACATTTATAGGTGGAATTTTAGGTGGTATTATGCTTGATAGTATTGATTTATCATCTTTTTCTATCATTATTGCAGTAATTTGTATTTTATGGTTAATATTAATAGTAACTATGCCAAACCCATCTAAAACAAAATCTATATATTTAGATTTAAATGAGTATAAATTAAATCAAATAGTTTTAAATGATACTTCAAAAATTGAAGAGTGGTATATTAATAACAGTGAGAATATTGTAGCTATTAAGTTTGATGAAAAAAATATTAGTGAAGATGAAATTAAATCTCTTTTAAGATAA